The genomic interval AAATAAGGTCATCACTTTTGGCCAGGAGCACAGTGTTGTTATTTCAATAGTGTTTTGCTAAGAAGTTGTTTATGAAGTTGATAAGCCCACGAATCAGTTCATACAGCTTCATACAGCtcatttttaagttttaaatttaaatttaaaataaatttttaaatttattatgtgacctgttttcatttttttgacacATTCTTTGTAGTTTGGCCTCTGTACACAGTGGCATTTAAGTCAAAccatcaagatgtgattgaagtatTGCATTATCTACTTAGAAATTAAATGCATAGTATTGCATAGTTCCTCATTTTCAGATGCTCAGAAGTAATTGGACAATATACTGGAGCTGATTCAAAGTGTTAAACTTATTTGGTAGCTTATCTCTGGAACTCTCACTGTGAGGCCCAAAGAGCTGTTAATGCAAGTGAAGGATGCCATAAAATAAACCTGCCAGAGAGAGACAGtaaaaactttaggagtggtCAAATCAACAAGCTggtacattcttaaaaagaaggaatgcactgGACAGCTCAGCGACACTGAAGGGCCGGAAAGATCACAGAATATCATTGTCAGAGTGTACAAGTGTACACCtccctgaaaccactgattacacTCAAGGACAGGGAGTAGCACAGTtcggaaaaaaaatgttctttggAAAGACGAAACCAAGTTCTAACTTGAACCAGAAGATGATGACGAGAAGAGAAAATtgtggaggagagaaacagctcatgatctgaagccaCATTATCTatcaaacacagtggaggtagtGTTATTGCATGGGCATGtttggctgccagtggaactgggtcactaCTGTGTATTGatcatgtgactgctgatagacgTGGCAGGATGAATTGTGTGCTCTCTTCTccgattcagccaaatgctgcaaaactgatcggacagcacttcacagtgcaaatagataatgacccaaagcataatgcaaaacatttcaaagcagggcgcctgggtggcttagtggtaaagccggcgaccacatacatatgccgcgttgcggcgcgggttcgcgtcccggcctgtcgccaatttgcctgtgtgtcttcccctgtatctttcccccatttcctgtctctctccactgctaacaaaagctgctgtggccaaaaaataaataaatttcaaaGCAGAGAAATGGGTTATTCTTCAATGACCAAGTCAGTcatctgatctcaacccaattgaacatgtttttgatttacTGGAGACAAAAttgaaggcagagagacccacaaacaagcagcagctgaaggcagGCGTAgttaaaggcctggcagagcatctcaagggaggaacagcagcatttggtgatggtCATGGGTTCAGGACTTCAGgaagtcactgactgcaaaagaTTGATTAAGAACAACAATTAAGAACAAttgttatatttaaatttatgttaGCTTGGCGggttacttttgagcctctgacaATGGGAGGCCATGAGTAAAAATGGTTTTTTGTTAAACTTTACTTTTCTTAAACCTcttgaatttaagctgaaagtctgcacatcTTTGGCTCAAAATCCACTGCAGTGGTGTACCGAGGCAAACTTCCAAAGACTGTGCGAGTCtaaataaatgacatgaaataggTAAATTTAGGTAACCCCTTTGATGGACAGCATAGACAATCCAGCACACCCAAAAGTACATCAGTGgcttcaaaaacactttttattcATCTATTCCTTTTCATCCTTTCAGGATGATAACTGGGGAGAAACCACCACCGCTGTTACGGGAACATCGGAGCTCAGTATTTcacaggaggaggtggtgggccTGGGGAAAGGAATACAGGACCGGACCCAAGGTTTCCGGCGTTATCTTCCCCTAGCTGTGGGCTCATGCGTGGGGCTGTTGGTGCTTGCCACGCCCTTGGTCTTCCTGCTTCTTCCAGCAGTAATGTGGCCCGACAGGCTGCAGGTGTGTGGTGCGGCCTGTGAGGGCCTCTTCCTCTCCATTTCCTTCAAGCTCCTCATCCTCCTGGTTGCTGTTTGGGCCTTGTTTCTGCGGCCCAGCCGGGCATGCCTgccaagagtgtgtgtgtatcgTGCCTTCCtcatcacactcacactcctGCTCACCATGTCTTATTGGCTCTTCTACGGGGTCCGTATCCTTGATGCTCAGGTGGGTTTGACGTGTATTTTATTTGTGCGTTTCAGGAGGTTTTGtgacatattttagtgtaatttaTGGTAAGCTGTTTGTATGTAGCTCTGTTTAATCTGATTCATTTAGTCttaaaaaaggcttaaaatgaatttaaaggaaaaagCTTTTATCTAATAGCAATGAACCTTTATTAAACCTGTGATGTGGTCCAAGCAGGACGATGATTACCACGGTATCGTCCAGTTTGCCGTGTCCCTCGTGGACTCCCAGCTGTTTGTTCACTACCTGGCAGTCGTACTTCTGGAACTCCGCCAACTCCAGCCCtgctacagtgtgtgtgtcatcCGCTCCACAGATGGAGAGACTCGTCACTACAACATAGGACAGCTCAGGTACGCATGCTGCAGTTGTACCATAttaactttgtgtgtgtttccaaaGCAAACGCAAGATTGATGGACATCAATAAATTTCACACTTTCACATGTGGATCTGACCTTTCTGTGCTCGGCCGTTTTGCTCTCCTTGTTGACATATGAGTGTAATTGGAAGCTTATGGCCACAGGGAAGACAAGCACAGGCAGTAATTGAGTTAGTCTACAGTGTCCTTGACTAGTTTGCTATTTTAGGAGTTCAGGGGAAGGGATGAGAAAAAGCCACTCATCATAtgactgtctttgttttttgccttGGACAAGTTTATTACTATAGGACTAGGAGACAttagtatttatgtttgtgtgatgAGGCTAACAATTTAATGGGTTAATAATGGGCCTTCTTctgattaaaattaatttttggaATGGTAAACAAGAGGTTAGGACccggagaagagaaagaaaaggattcATACTATATTAACTGTTTCCAGTAATTTATATGGCTTACTTGGAGGAGTGCATGTGGTGACACTGTAAATGGCTTCATGCAAGGGTCAGTTTAGTCTTCAGTGGGTGAACATGAAAACCCTGAAAATTTAATTGAGGATGGTGCATCTCAGTAGCTCACATGGTACAGCAGTGCAGCATGTACAAAGGGTCTCtcttaaaccccccccccccttggaCGCCTACTAGGAGTAAcccttgtttctcttttctgaacagagcggtttctgtcatatttcaggCCTGCTTCCAGAGCAAAATGATGGGGAGGGGGCGTCAGAAGTTAGATAGGGTGACCTCTGCCTATACAGCTTACTAGGGCTACCCTTGGAAAAACAGGGAACCTATAATAGTGGTTGTCATATATTGTCATATATTGAAGTGTCAAAATTTATCATTAAGAGTACCGGGGGAGGTCATCAAGTGTTATCTTTATGACCTCAGTAGCGTGTTCTTTATGTGTCAGATGTTTGCAGCAAGccataacacaacaaaacttTCCCACTGAACTGTCAGCAATGGAGGTACACTGTTGGTAATGTAGATGCCACGTTTTTCCAGGAAGAAGAATTtgtgaaattaaatgaataGCATCTGTGGTAACGTTTATTCTCAAATAGTTTTACTGAATTTTATATCTAAATAAGAGCATTGCTCTTTTAATTTAATCACTGTTTACTGGTTGTCAGAATTCAGAATAGCTAAAGGCTAACTGATTAGTGGATTAACGGGTAATTATGAACTGTTTTGTCTTTaagttttctcttttctctcttgccTCATACAGTATTCAAAGAGCTGCTCTGTCCATTCTGGAGTATTACTACAGAGATTTTCCACTCCATAACCCGGCCCTGCTCTCTGCTTCCAAACACCGAGCCGCCAAACACCTGGCTGGGTTAAAGGTCTACAATGTAGATGGTCAGTCGCCTCTTATGTCCCAATAGTTTATATGTAATACTTCTGCTGATGTCCCTTTGTTGTTACCTTCGCTTTCCCTTGTTTTAACTGTCTGCTGCTTGTTCTCCTTGCTTTTTGTAATACTCTGGCTTCAATGaacagcttttaaaaacaaagtgagaACATACCTTTTTGACAGTAAGTACAGATAAAAGCCCTCACCATCACAGGGAGACGCTAATTTCGTCGACATCTTTACTGCGCTGTGAAGTTTCTCTCTTTGACATATTGCATcttcagcaaaaaaaataaataaaagcactctTTCTAGACACACACTTAGACACACGCATATGTTACAATATTCTTGATATATTTCTTCTCTACACACATCCTGTGATGCCACATATCACGCTCTTTCCTGCAGCTGAAAGGGTCTTAAGCTCGCCACCTATTAATCTCACACCGGCTGCACAGCGCTGGATTTGTTGATGTATATAACAGGGATGCAGTATGGGATACGGTGTCCTCACAGTGCTTTTcatccaccccaccccctttcCTATCAAAGTGCAGCGAAAGGGCCTCTAGGGGGGCCGTGGAATTTCAAGCCTTAAATAATTCATCAGTGTAACACTCATTCCTCACATACTCCCAcatctctccttcctcctgctCGCACTgtctccagctccagctccttctttccccccccttttttttcccttcgtCAACTCCCACACATGCCTTTCTCTATCTCAGTCAGTCACTCTTCTCATAGTACGAATATGTAGGGCAGGATGTGTAAGAGGCTCATACTTACTTgtattttcagtggaaaaatatCTACAGTTGGTTCTTCTGCAAATTATCTGACTGCAGTTTCTCCACAGTACGCACTGGGaggatttttttcatccatATTTCATCACTACATTCAGTGTCTCTTTCTCACCTGCACGCACAAGCATAAACACACATATGCAGATaagattaataatttatatcCTTGTCTGACCTGCAGCATTTACTAACTATAACCACCCCCAGATGTAGTAATCTTCAGGAATATGGACTAAATCTTATTCCACCTCTGTGAAACTGCAGGATCTCTCATATACTGCTGGATAAGCCCCATTAGTTTTATGGGTTTGCCACACAAACCAGTAAATTCACACATGGTCTTTGATGTGTAAAATAATGAATATTTAATCCAACCCCTCAATAAAAAGATTTCTGCATCATAGTGTGCGTGGAGAAATGTGGATACTTGGAAATTTCCTCCTTTCTCTGTGCTTAAGTTAAGAATATATCAAATCTTTATCACAATTTAGTGGAGGGTAAGATGGGAACAATACTGGCTTGGAAGCTAGATTCACAGTTGTTTTACACCACTAACAAAAAGATCTCAATTTTCCTTCAATATGAGTTTTTCCTTCAATGATTCAGACTGAAATGCAGTCCATTAATCACTGCTGGGGGACTGACCAGTTAAAGACCGCCTCCCCCACCTCAAAATGGTACGACCAATTTGCTACTGTCCTTTCTTTCTGGTACAGCCCCAGGGAATGCAGCAGGGGCTCAGCCAAGTAATGGAAATCAGTCACGGGCTATGGTTACAGCTGCCGGGAAACGTAAAGACAGCGCCCACAATGAGCTGTACTATGAGGAGGCCGACTATGAGAGAAGAGTCCGCAAACGTAGAGCCAGGTGAGTCATGGGAGCAAAGTGGCTTAACGTTACAGTGGCTTTCTGCTCCTGCATTAAATTTCCAGAGTAGTTATGACATAACTTACAGTTTAGCCTGACATGCACCTgcctagaaatgtaactacagtaCCTGTCAACGCCATATACGTCATACACCAACATAGTTCTGGCTACTTCTTCTTCTGCCACCATTTTTCAAATCAACGGGAAGAGACTGGATCAACTTGAAGGGAAAAACCCTGCTGCTAGCTTGTGTTTTGGGAGTGAAATTACAGAGCAATGGAGGCACAACAGCAATGGTATAAATCTGATATCAGCCATTTGCATAAGCTACATCGTAGGTGCTACATGGATTCAGTGCAGAAGTAAAACTCAAGCTTTGGAGGATGGATACACTGGGAGACAAGAGGCATGGACAGAGGGCAAATGGAAGCTATAAAGCAGAAATATTAAGAAGGCAGATATCCTGCCCCTACCCCCCAAAACTCAATCAACATCTTTATAAGAGCTAAACCAGAAAATATATCCACCCAGTTGGGTTTTTGCCCTGATGTAAGCACAtgtatagtttaaaaaaaaaaaaaaaaactaacatgaGTAGCCTTGCTAAAAAGTCATGCATGTTGTTATGTAAACTTCATGGCAATTATACAAGCTAAATAACTGCATGTCACTTTCAGGCAAAACTCAAACCCTACAACATTTCTGTAACACTTTGATCATAGCACAAATCTGATTGAACGTTGTCCCCTTCATTCAAAAGCTACGAGAGCAACCTGCACCTCATATacagaaaaactgtgaaatacCAGTTTTAAGTTAATGGAAATATGATCAGTAAAAACAACTGTATGAAGCCAAATGCTGTGTGTTATTTCTCTGTCAGGCTGGTAGTTGCTGTTGAGGAGGCCTTCACACATGTCCGCCGCATGAAGAAAGAGGATGAGCGTGCAACACCATCTGACATTATGGATGTGCGCGAGGCAGCTCTGGCCATATTTCCATCTATGGCTCGGGCTCTGCAGAAGTACCTCCGCACCACCAGGAGGCAGCACTGTCACAGCATGGAGAGCATCCAGAAGCATCTTGCTTTTTGCCTGGTCAATAATATGAGCCCTAAGGtcagcttggcttgaaattgtTGTAACAGCAGATAAGCTGTTAATAGGTTTACccacaaaaatagcagcaagagtgaaagtgaTACCTGCTATGACATGTGGTTTGGAAATGGTGgcactcacaaacacaagaCAGAGGTAGAGGTGGTAGAGTTTCATTGGGAGTAGCCAGGATGGACagaattagaaatgagtacatcagagggacagcccaggttgagtggtttggagacaacgTTAGAGAGATAGTTTGGATGTGCAAAAGAGGGTCAGTGGATATACtagacaaaggatgctgaagatagAGCTGCCagtcaggaggaaaagaggaaaaccacagtgaagattcatggatgtagtgaaggagggcatGCAGAGGGTTAGTGAGACAGTATAGGATGAAAAACATAGGGTGAGATGATCCActaaaggcagcagctgaaagaagaagaaggcagtGTTTACCAAACTTATTAAAATCATACTAGGATTCATTTCTGTCAGTGTAGCTGCTCAGATCTGATGGTAAACAAAAGAAAGCACCACACAGGTAGTATAAATGCAACATAATCTATCTTTATTGACAATGGCAGTGAAGACATAGGCAGTTGGAAAAGAGGCCACAGTGGCAGTCAAAAAATTAGGTTTTGttggtttattattattattatcgcAGGTGCAGACCTGCAGTAATGTGAACTTTTAAACTTGTATTTCAGCTTTTCAAATCTTTACTTCTTAAACCTCAGTCCAGTATATAGGACTGTATttgaagtaaaaacaaaaacttaggCCCTGAAAATCTTGCTAATCCCTAATTGCACAAGAAATATGAAAATCTCCAAAATGTGTATCATATtgttatttatgaaaaaaaatgtttcattaaaaattGTCTTTATACACCTGTTTTTTCATGGTGGACTATAATGTACTATAATGAGCTGTTTCTGTGTGCATAGGCCTTCCTCGAGGCCTATCTAGTCCCGGGTCCAACCCTGCAGTACGGCCCAGAGCGCTGGATGGCTGATCAGTGGACCTTAGTGAGCGAGGCGTCTGTGACCAGTGGCATTAAAGAGGGGACAGAGTTCCTGCTGAAGTGTCTCGACTTTAGTTTAGCCATCACCATCAAGGGCATCCCTTATATCCGACTGACTGAAGAGTACATCGATCCCAAGTCACACAAGTTTTTATTGTTGCTCCAATCAGAAACCTCAGTTTAACAGTGGCAGAGTGGACGAGCGCACTGTTACTTACAGACTTACAGAACTGTTACGGTTGTCCAACTGAAAtccttttgtactttttttttgttacccaTGTTTATGTAGTTTTCTCACATATAGAGTATTtatgtctttgtctttgtcccAGGAGTCTTGAAAGTtgataaaagacagaaaactagGAGAAATGCACTGAAATGTTCTCTGTCGTGACCTTTGCAGAACACAGTTCAGTTACATCTCTATGCACTACAGATGACCCTCACAAACTTTGAGTTTCCTTTATGTGCATGTGCCAGTGTGTGCCTGCACAGGAGTGTTTGAGATTTTTAGAACacaattgtgtgtgtttgtctggttTTTATGATAATGTACACTGGGGTCTGTCCTTCTCCTTCGTGTCACTGTAGTGACCAGGACATTTGATATGAACTGAAACGCTCTTTTTCAGTCTTaagcatttattatttaattgtcttGTATTGCAGatgtatgtacagtatttatACGTGAATATGCTTTATCCCTACAGACTTTTTATACCAAAATCATGTAACgcttgaatgattttttttaaccatttgaaAAAGAATTTCTACCCCGTCCGTCTGCGCTGTACTTGTTGAGATAATTGGACTGTAGATAGATGTGTTTGTAATTGTCAGACAATTCAAAGTCTCACGTACTAAAGATGACGACAAATGAGGACAGAGACTGccaaaatcataaataaatcaagttgttaaagatcacaaataatataaaaaaaaaatcaaaataggccttaatttgtttttaaaaatgtgccatTAATTAGAATTTGTGTACTTTTGCATTTCAGTCTACCTTAGTTCACTAAGAATATCCCAATGAGAGGAAGCTAGGTTTGTTGCATCCTGGCATTGATCAGCCAGTTGGTGACCCAATGAAGCCTGGGATATTTCACATATGTCCTGTTGTGGGGgtgatggagcctatcccagctcacatgagtaaataaagaaaataatcc from Archocentrus centrarchus isolate MPI-CPG fArcCen1 chromosome 21, fArcCen1, whole genome shotgun sequence carries:
- the LOC115800552 gene encoding vang-like protein 1, giving the protein MDTESTHSGYSYHSSRSGRSNRHGDRSRERHKASSSKDSSRSERSVVINPPDTPSQDSPVHNGEPLPGEPTPAAEHVDEAQDDNWGETTTAVTGTSELSISQEEVVGLGKGIQDRTQGFRRYLPLAVGSCVGLLVLATPLVFLLLPAVMWPDRLQVCGAACEGLFLSISFKLLILLVAVWALFLRPSRACLPRVCVYRAFLITLTLLLTMSYWLFYGVRILDAQDDDYHGIVQFAVSLVDSQLFVHYLAVVLLELRQLQPCYSVCVIRSTDGETRHYNIGQLSIQRAALSILEYYYRDFPLHNPALLSASKHRAAKHLAGLKVYNVDAPGNAAGAQPSNGNQSRAMVTAAGKRKDSAHNELYYEEADYERRVRKRRARLVVAVEEAFTHVRRMKKEDERATPSDIMDVREAALAIFPSMARALQKYLRTTRRQHCHSMESIQKHLAFCLVNNMSPKAFLEAYLVPGPTLQYGPERWMADQWTLVSEASVTSGIKEGTEFLLKCLDFSLAITIKGIPYIRLTEEYIDPKSHKFLLLLQSETSV